The nucleotide window CGCTTCAGTTTTTATTCGTCTTCACTTCCGTGACCCCGCTAAGAATGATAAATATTCGAGTCTCATGCCTAAACGTAAATCTCCTTTAGTgcctttagaaataaaactgattTAATACCGTGTAAGGAACATGATTTCCAAGTCATATCGATAAACCTTGCTTTTTAACAGgaataagaatatattttaaagtttttaataaagtgATTTGAGTTTTAGACAATTTCGCTTCTTTGTAGCACCTAAGAGTCCTAAGTTGAGTCTGAATAAAATTGCAGAAATTGCGAAGCTTCTGGTTGACgttaactggtgaccgaagagctggcggcttcctcgcataacgtatcagcattgcgatacagcgaagAAATGCCGCCAGCGTACAATGcaaatgcctcaagggcctattttagatttaagctagttattaatttttattgtccTAACAACAATCTATGAAAAGTAAGGACCCTGTGAATATATTCaggtcaaaatattttgttccagTAGACCTTTATAAttctatttttttgtaattttatgtgcTCAAATTTTGGCATGTTCAAGCACTATTCTATCCAATTTTCTAATTGTTTTGTCAACATTATAAGTTATTATCGAAAGACAGAAAATTATCATGTCCAACAACAAGCATAGCGTCGTTCCACAGTGTGGTCGCAAAAAAATCTTATAGGTATTTCAATAGTTCAAAATGTTAGTTAACCATAGATTTCCATAGTTTCATATAACTAGCCGGAGGCATTTCAAATAGCTACGAGTGACAATATGATATAATGTATGTTAGTCTTGAAGACATTTGAAGATTTATGGGCCTAGCAGTGAAATAAATGGTTTTTGTTCATGCATTTAATTATGCATACGAACAAGGAAGTGTAAATTGCTTTTGTGTTAATTTAAATACACGTTGCCCGTCTCATTCATTTCGATTCAACTCGCTAATCTTAACTGAAAGATATTAATATTGTGGTTATTTTTCTCGTTGAAAATGATTGTGTATtaagtctttttttttaattgcactgttttaatatattaagaggccgtagtcgattttggagcaacaattttaaattgatagatttagtcgttgaaattatactcgttttgttacataatatctaaataacaagtattggtttctattagcacgtcttctcatcttgccttttaataatgaggtcgcaagcgtgcgtcaccggtaatatatgaaaagaaggggcagtttttaaaaattcatcaaaaatgtatggtggtaaattatacaaattgatgtataaaaatagtttcaacaaatgttgtagattgtttaagtatcaaaattacgttgaaattaagtcaattttcagagaaattgtcacttgttttgaagtaatttctggagaaaattgatttcgtctaactttcatttacactacttcaaagtcataataataaaaatgtagtctgataaacgtcaagtacaggatatgtgtaatacaaaattaccatgtttagccgtccaaactttacgaaatttacaaataagagcgacaaaatcagtgctttacgcgcgtttacctaaacgtccatcagaaaagcaaacattactaatttagtgagtctgttttcaacaaattgatctgataaaaggtaagataagaagatgcgctaatagaaacctgtacttgttatttcaattaggtaagaaaaggtgtacaatttcaccgactaaatctatcaattttacatttttgcgactaaaatcgacaccggcctcttaagtttcTGACACAATTCTTGTCTGTGACATAAATGGATTTTTAAGCATACatggcgttatttataaacgcgttattggcctgaattagctaaaaatcgtttgtttttatctgtcattttgacttatgtatttgtaagacagggataaatacatacaatgctataaataaactatgtaacctcagggattgcacacaaatgaaagcgaaaaaactgcttttcaaactgctgcactcacaaaattatactgagacagaagccatatttaacaatatttagtttcaatattgtgtctagagTAAGCCGTTTGTAGTTTGTAGTTTCTTACtaaattatagtttttaattgtaacaaatctgatatttaaattgtaattgattccccgcgatacaggcactgcctagtgcggagacccctggaatctGGAATGTAACCTTTGGCTGAAAAATATATgatctttatctttaattaaatcaggcccgtaaagtttaataaataaaaatagttagtagttagttagtttacTCGAATGggttatgtatttattaaggGGTAGGTCCTATAGCAAAAGTTGCTCCGTATGGTCCGAAAATTTTCACAAACTAAGTCTTGGAAAAAACCCAGTATGCCTCAGCATAGCATTAAACTAGGGCAAGTATGCTCCCTTAATTTTAAACATCCAACCCGGACGCGCATTCATGAATAACCAACAGAAACTCAGTAAAACAGCTaataaagaaacgctgtttaCGAATAAAACGCAACTCGATGGCGCCCGAAAATTTATAGGGAGACTGTGAAATATACGAACGATCCGACCCAGGGCTGCGCCGTTACAAGATCATTGGGAAATTGCCGGTATCTTTGgaattgacggccgtttgccaaTCGGAAACATATTGATTTACCCATCGtaaatgtgcctactttgctaTAAACCTCGCTCCAAAATTCGAAATTATTTCTAAGGTTCCGTACTtaaagggtaacaacgggaccctagttctaagactccactgtccgtctgtctgtcaccaggctgaatctcatgaaccgtgatagctagacaattgaaattttcacagatgatgtatttctattgccgctataagaacaaaaactaaaaacagaataaaataaatatttaagttcggctcccatacaacaaacgtggttttttgccgttttttgcgtaatagtacgaaacccttcgtgcccAAGTcagactcacacttggccggtttttttttttaaatattatattgtggTATTTTGATATTATATTCCGATTTAAAGTAAACAGTCACTACATCATGTTGTAACATTTAAATGAGGTTGTGATATAATGTTAATGTGGAGAAGATCGTCTATCAGGTTagaccgtctacaagctctttcgtcgcttctaactcttgcttttgtacacatactccacttagGTACATTAGAAGAGCGCAGTTTTTCCTTTTTGACTGTGTGAGCGATTCGTAttcaaatactataaaaaataattgttgcCCTATTATGACGATCTTCTCGACCGAAAATTTTATGtacctcttcttcttcttccttgctccatcccacttcaggtggggtcggctctcctaattatTTTGCGCCACGAAATTCTGTCGAGGGTTGTCGGATCGGGTAAATTGTTCCTCTTAAGTAATTGGGGCATGCTGGTCCACCATGTTGACGGCGGGCGTCCCTGGCCTCTCTTTTTCTCCGGCAGGTTCAGAGCTTTTTTGGCAACGTACTCTTCGCCCCTTCGCATCACGTGTCCGTACCACCTGAGTCGGTTCTCTGTGAGTTTTTCAGGTATAGGGGCTACCTTGAAGCTGCCACGAATGTACTCGTTTCTGACTTTATCAAGCCGTGTAACACCTCCGGACCACCtaagcatcttcatttcggctGTATGGAGTTTTTGCACGTTAGTTTCCTTGATAGGCCAGCACTCTGATCCATAAAGCAGCGCTGGCCTAACAGCCATCTTGTAGACCTTTCCTTTAGTTCGCACGGGCATGTGAGTGTCACACAGTACTCCAGACAGCGTGCGCCACTTTTGCCAGCCAACATTTACTTGGTGCGCCACATCTTCCTCTATTTTGCCATCTTCTGAGATAACCGATCCCAGGTACTTGAAATGTGTAACTTTAGGCACCGGTGTCAAGTCGGGGTAGCAGACAGTTGCTTGTTGGTTTCTGCCAGTGAACCTGCATTGCAAGTGTTCGGTTTTGGTTCGACTGACTTTGAGGCCCGCTTGTTCTAGGGCGTTAACCCAGAGATGTAGAGTATCCTGCATTTCGCTTGCTGTGTTAGCCATGAGTACtatgtcgtccgcgtacaggaGATTCATCGGCAATGGAGCTTGGATTTCTCTGGTTATAAGATCCATGACCAAGTTGAAGAGTAGTGGACTAATTGCCGAACCTTGGTGAACTCTCACTCCTACCTCGAACGCTTCGCTGAGGCCTGCTGGACTTTTTACTCTCGTATGTGAATTGTGATACATGTCCTGTATAAGCTGTATGTAAATTTCAGGCAGGTGTTGAGCCCTAAGCGCCTGCCATACAAGTCTACGCGGTACCCGGTCGAACGCCTTTTCCAGGTcgataaatataaaatgcagATCTTCTTTGTTTAAGCGGTACTTATCGGTTATTATTCGGACAGCTTGTATGGCGTCGGTGGTGGATTTTGAGGGTGTGAATCCAAACTGGTTCGGTGATATTGACGTAAGCGATTGAATACGGTTATTTAAAATGCGTTCCCAGATCTTGAATGTATGAGATGTCAATTTAATGCCCCTGTAATTTCCGCACTCCGTTGCGTCACCCTTGTTTTTATAGAAGGGGATTAAGTGACTAAGACGCCAcgagtttggtatcattttggTTTTAAGGATGAGATTGAAGAGTCTAGTAAGCCAGTCCAATCCTATAGGCCCCAGTAACTTCCATATTTCTGCCGGGATCTCATCTGGGCCAGTAGCTTTATTCTTCTTCATCTTTCTTACCTGCACTTTAACTTCATTGATACCAATCTCCTGTATAGGTCCTTGGGTTGGTAGGAGGGGGTGTATTATTGATTGGCTCGGGAACTCTTGATTCATTAAATCCTTATAGTATTCATATCACCTTTTTGTTATGTCCTTATTAGATGTtagtaacattttttcattgttTCTAATAAACTTATTCCTTTTAATGTCTTGCGTTGATTTGTGTCTCGAtttagcaattttgaaaatttctgtATCTGAATCCGCTTTTTCCAGTTTGGTGTACAATTTTTCTCTTGTGTTAGCTCTTGCCTGTGCCACAGTTTTCTTTGCCTTCATTTTTGCCTccttatacttatttaggtaggAAAATAATATAAGGGCGGGCGGCGCGAGCAGTGCACGGAGTACAGCCGCACTCGAGTCtaaggaaggactcccgacgggtccgaaacatgtcgccaatagcgactaaaaatactagtgtgtaaccgtagtgatctaaatattttgaaactataagggtttctaggtgactacgaaaccctaaaaactggaGCACAAATTACTCAGTGGGGAGCAAAAGTAGTTACTTTTTACGGTAAGTATagaataataaatgaatttaacgTGCGTGTGATTATATCATTTTATTCACACTAGATTTATACTGAATACAAATAACATTAGTTGCCTAGCAATTGCAATAGTGCGACTCTTAATTGGCCCATTTGTGCATCGATTTTAAAAACGGTCAACGGTTAAAATAGGCAATTGTAGGTGTCTGAAAACATCGCAAGAATAATATACGGTTCAAATCGAACAATGATTATAAGATATctcagcgatacgataccgatctgccagtgccaaaagtgacgtttttgattgaagaaatgtcacttttgacactgacatatggGTGTCGTATCACTGTGACAACTTAAAAGCAGTGTTCGAATTGGGTCGATAGTTGGTGACTATAAAATGCTTACCTTATCATTGGCCTATCGCCTAGCCGGTAGTTACCCTGCCTCCAAACCAGCGGGTCACGGGTCTAAAGcgcattttatttgtgtgtttattatatttgttccagcgttatggatgttttctatgttaTTATGTTCGCCTAGTACTCACAAGACAAGTCTCACAACATaaaccttattgagcttactgtggaagTTGTTTTGTGGAAGATTTTCtcataatattgatttattattttgttaatgcTACTGCACAAAGATGTTCCTATGAAATACAATACATTTTTCTCAAAAAAGGACGGCAAactcgacgttgccggttaaaaagtaggtcgcgaagtgcgtagtttatggtgagttaaaaaattaaaaagttaaaaacattgcagtctcgatttcgggactgcaatgttgcatacaaattccattatttgtcgagttccaaactttttaaaagttgaagtggccatatcaaatgaaggcatgggtccattaaacagccaaacagatgattagtacttattattataatgttggtaccgcgactatttaggtgtctcaaataggttggcgtattttcagcagaaaaatacacttctatttttaatttaaaaaaataaaaaggcggcaaagcaaatctttacttttttctgtgaacgttgcttctgtaaaatatttatattatatttgtatttattgcgccatttttgagaaaagcactatatatgactcggctggaaggctacttgctggcttcggattcaattaaacgtactcccaaggtcgtccgtttaaaacgaatcctcagccagcaagtagctacttccgagcctcgacaataatgtactatacctatatttttcggCAATAAGAGCAATTTTCCGGGAATAATCCCGGGACTGGAATGGAACATCACTTACCCGCAGCGTGATTTATTGTGAGACAACCACCGTACGGAATAACTGGATTATACGCGCATTCTTTGCCATGTTATGCTTATATTACCACAATCAGAACAAATACTTACAAATTAAATTGTGCTCTCGCCATATAATAAGACAAAGCGAGAATCATAACCCAaaactacatttattttatgtccGACGTCAACAGTCGTTACTCAAATGTGTTGAGTTTAAATGACAAAGAAGAAGCTTAATCGCGCGAGCAAATTTAGAGTATGTTCATATTTTAActatttgtatatttaaatacttttttttatataatattaagcaCATAATATCcttaaaggggcctactgactatcagtccgctggacgatatcggcctgtcagctagaacaaaaatttaacagttccgaacaactgatgggccgatatcgtccggcggactgatagtcagtgggccccttaacatatTTGTTTGCTGGCGGGGCGTAGGTGCCTACTCTTAGGTCACGAAATGATCGTAAATTCGTCGCGCCAACCAAATGGTattccaaaaatatatgtatgatCTTTTACctgatcatcatcattcgcttgcccttgtcccattcactcggggtcggcgcagcatgtctttttcttccatacatctctgtcacccgtcatctcatcattcacttgcgttagtttcatatcatctttcacacagtccatccaccttttcctcggttttcctctcctcgtacttccctccacattcattcttaatacctttctcgtcacatgactttcatccctccgcatcacatgcccgtgccatgctaggcgatttgcccttactttccCCTGATATCCTACCCTGATCTTTTACCTGATATTGACGTAATAAGCGTAGAGCAAAAACacgtaacataggtacatagtaTGGTCACTATATCTGAAGTACGATCTTGTAGTTaacattatttacttattactgTCGAAGAGCAAAAATACATAAGTTACTTAGTGCTTCACTGTTATGTGAAGATGagattatgatattttttctaAGCAGTACAAGCAGAGATTAATTTTAATGCCTCATACCTTTTACAAATCGTTTGTATACTGATAAATTAAGGATATTTAAGACTCTTTCAGGCTTTTGAGGCAAACTGACCTTTTTCCGGCATCTCTCATTTGTAAATAGATTGAATCCTATTTCAAGACAGATGATAGGAAGATTACCCTATTCCAATAAGATCCAAAGTATTAAATTTGAACTCACCGTCCAAGTAAACCGCTTTCGAAGCGGATTTCCCGTTCTCGACGACCGGCCTAATGGTTTCATAAGACATCGACTCCAGAAGGTTGTCCCTCATATCTAATACTATTAGGCTCCTTATATCTTCGAGAATATCCTCGTAGAAAGCCGTCAATTTGTTCCCAGAGATCGTCAGTTTCCGCAGCTGCGTCAAACCTCCGAACGCACGTTCTGATACGTACTCGATCGCATTGTTGTCCAGCATTAGATCTTTCAAGCCCCACAGCTCACTAAACGCCAAATTACCTATCATAGTCAAACGATTACTCCTCAAATTTAAACGAGATAAATTCTCCAGTCCTTCAAACATTTCCCTCGTAACAACTGATATGGAATTCAAATCCAGTTTCAACTCTATTAAATTGTTCAGATGTTTGAAGCATCCCTCGTGGATCAAACTTAGATTATTATTTGATAAATGTAAGATATGTAAATTAGGCAGTCCGAAGAATACGTCACGTCTAAGTTCCGTGATTTGATTGTCGTCCAAACTTAGATTGGACAGCATCATCATTTGTGCGAATGAATGTCGCTCCAGGATAGATATTTTGTTGGATCTTAAACTGATTTGTCTTAAAGTTGAAGAGTTGGTGAACGCATAAGGTGTTACACTTTGTATCGTTCCAAATTGTATAGATATGTGTTTGAGTCTTTCAAGTCTAACGATGGCTTTGGCCGGTATGAAGGTTAGAGCTTCATCTGAGCGAACGTTGAACATCAGGTGTTCTAATTCAGACTGGGAGGAGAAGTTTGGCCAGATGGGGTCTTCTGGGGTGATTCCTCCGGTGAATATCCAGCAGTCTGCTCGGGTGGCCATCTTTGGTTTGGTACTGTCACAGTAGCAGTGGACAAGGGATCTCCTGTCGACGATGTCACAGATGTTGGTGAACACTGGCATGTGGTAATAATCTATTTTGTGGTCGTCCTTGGCGGTGATGGCGGGCTGGGCGATCGTTAGCGCCGCCATAATTACGAGGTGTTTTGTTATCTGCTCCATTTCGATACCGGTTTAATTGTTACctgtaacaataaattattgttaattGCATAATAACTGTGAAGACCAAAGGCTGCGGTTTCTATGTGAGGCAATTATTGTATTGTTCCGTTAAAGGGAAATAAGTAATTGAGGGAAGGTGTTTAAAGAACATACTAAAATGTAGGCATAGTGGCAAATAGCGTTGGCTACACATTACACAAATTGTAAACATTGTTGTATCTGCTGCAGTGATTGTtagtttatctaaataaataaataaaacatcagCGGCATTcagttaaatagttattttcatcacaccagctggtaaaggcttattgttcaaaaactaataagaAAGTTGCAGTTCATTCACaagtgaggcaaagtaatctgatgcaaatgttttttatgtagtgaaaaattttgtgtttcactcggtggcaaaatttgtttaaccctagTGCCTCGAagccatttttcgaaccactcgctacgctcgtgattcaatttcGGAATCTCTCGCTTACTCGAGTATCAATATTAGCtcaagaggttaaacaacaatctaacaaaatcaaagcaaatctattgaaaattaatgttattaaatatttatcattcaaaatcagcatttaaaagtcaatcctTCCAGCACGCaagaaaacaactcaatatTTGCATTTGAtaactttgcctcacatgtgaataaaatgtaactttcttatcagtttttgaacaacgaagagagcctttacaagctggtgtggtaaaatttaatataaagtatTGTCATGATATTACTCTAATTTGTATTTCGTTTGCGTTTATTTACCTACATTGAAAGCAATGTTTTTGTAACTGTAACAAAATGTTTGAAGTTCAACCGGAAATCGACAGATTTTAAATGCGGTTCCATCTGAAAATTAGATAACAGTCAAAGCAACgtatgacaaaaactgtcaacaCCCTTCCAATTCTGATGGAGGCAAGATAATACTCTCGACATTTGGAGCCGGGGCAAAGTGAAATCATTTTCCGACATTTCGACTGTCAGTCAATCAAATTACTCCCGCCTTGGGGAGCTCGCTTCATATGAAACTTAACTGTTTCAACATACGCTATGGAGTTTTATGAATGGTGAAAATAAGACGAATTGACTTTATTAAGAGAGGAGAGTCCTGCCTGCCAATTCACCGCTACcaccagttttgacattgacatattcgctgacgtaacttactttctatgcatatCGCTCGTGCTCGCATATTAGGTGTCCATCAATTCGTCTTTACGGCTTTCATCGTTTGTTTTAAAAAGCTTTGCTGGTCTACTAGTTTGATCTGCATAGCTGGGGACCCTTGGGGATCAATTAATAATGATAGAAATGGAAACGCATTTTGTGGCTTTCCAAATTATTAGTTTCCGGTGTCTCATCGAGTATAAGTATTCGAGGTGTTTAGTTTATTTCTAAATTTTACATCCCTTTCCGCAACTAGCTCTCCGTCTACTATATGTAGGTTTTCATTAGGAAGGCAAACTTGAAACGGCGTTTATCGCCAAACCCGTCAAAGACCATTATTTACCAGCTTTTTACAAACCTATATTGTCATTGTCCTAAACGTTTTTCTTTCCATTGTTTATACAACCTTGAGGCTTTCATGGCAGGAGTGATTAGGCGTTTATTTGGAAAAACGAGTAAACGTTCGACCTTGTGTTTTACATCTGGAAAAGCTTAGGTATTGTGCTTAATATAAATCACGCAAAAATCTTCAGCCTCATTAGTAAATGTTCCATATCAGTATTTGTTTCCCGTATTgcttgtttttttcttttagaacGTTATTATGTTTAGATTTGTTTTTGATTAAATTCGTCTTGTTGTTACGCATAAAAATgtattcattattcattatttattacttttttgcTATACagtagttcttgtagtaactaaacggccaagccacatattttaaggtgtagagtttgtgaaattaaagcttggctctacatgggatctgataactttttgacagtgcgagccttgcGCTTCGCTTAGCTCGTCtgggcgggggcactgccgtgctcTCAGATGctagttttaatgtatttatctatgggctaCTACATACCTAGTGGCCAGAAAATAACGTTTATCATTCATTCAAAAAGATCGCTGCGCTGGTGGCCCCAGCGGTAAAGCGAGCGAcctgcaatccggaggtcgcgggttcaaaccccggctcgtaccaatgagtttttaggaacttatgtacgaaatatcatttgatatttaccagtcgcttttcggtgaaggaaaacatcgtgaggaaaccggactaatcccaacaaggcctagtttcccctctgggttggaaggtccgatggcagtcgctttcgtaaaaactagtgccctcgccaattcttgggattagttgcctcccatgagccgtggcaaaaatgccgagacatcgcgaggaagatgatgatgattcattTAAAAAGAGCACGCTTAAAACATTGTACCGCTTCcataagtataggtacctaaaagaGAATGCCACCAAAATGTAACCTCAGAACTAAATTCCCTGCGCCTTTGATGTCGCTAACCAGGTTTGCCTCGGGCGGCATAACTTATTGAGTCAAACTTTATCGATAGGTAATCGATGTAGCGAGCATGTATCGAAAACTTTAtacataatgtaatgtaatgagcGGAGCCCGGAATTCGCGTAGCATTTTTGAGCTGTCATAGGGACTTCTCGTTTATCGACTtcgattatacatatgtatatcgataaatacataatacaatataGTCTGAGTCTAGAAGTTagcgataaattatttaagaaacagttaAAGGAAATGGtattagaaaaatgttactat belongs to Cydia strobilella chromosome 15, ilCydStro3.1, whole genome shotgun sequence and includes:
- the LOC134747776 gene encoding connectin-like, with amino-acid sequence MEQITKHLVIMAALTIAQPAITAKDDHKIDYYHMPVFTNICDIVDRRSLVHCYCDSTKPKMATRADCWIFTGGITPEDPIWPNFSSQSELEHLMFNVRSDEALTFIPAKAIVRLERLKHISIQFGTIQSVTPYAFTNSSTLRQISLRSNKISILERHSFAQMMMLSNLSLDDNQITELRRDVFFGLPNLHILHLSNNNLSLIHEGCFKHLNNLIELKLDLNSISVVTREMFEGLENLSRLNLRSNRLTMIGNLAFSELWGLKDLMLDNNAIEYVSERAFGGLTQLRKLTISGNKLTAFYEDILEDIRSLIVLDMRDNLLESMSYETIRPVVENGKSASKAVYLDGNPLRCDCRLSWIYLLRNETKDNTLKHALEKISCVSDTEKRPEKANEIGDNTLADENYGDEYYDKNEDYMNKEKLKGKFTKLTDIPLETLPCPKELQAVDESYGHPIQNEIRLKAFSKARCIAPSLIFILLIKLI